GAGATCGGCACGAACGAGCAGTCCAGCTTCCCGGACAACGACTTCGGTCTGGTCAAGTACACCGGGAGCACGGAGCACCCGAGCGAGGTCGACCTCTACAACGGTTCCTCGCAGCCCATCACCAAGGCCGCCGAGGCGACCGTCGGCGAGAAGGTGACCCGCAGCGGTTCGACGACCCAGGTGCACAGCGGCACGGTCACCGGCCTCGACGCCACCGTGAACTACGGCAACGGCGACGTCGTCAACGGGCTCATCCAGACCGACGTCTGCGCCGAGCCCGGCGACAGTGGCGGTTCGCTCTTCGACGGCGACTCCGCGATCGGTCTCACCTCCGGCGGCAGCGGCGACTGCACCGCGGGCGGCGAGACCTTCTTCCAGCCGGTCACCGAGGCGCTCTCCGCCTTCGGTGCCCAGATCGGCTGACGGCCTCCCCGGTCCGACGGAGCCCCGCTCCCGCGCACCCGCGCGGGAGCGGGGCTCCCGGCGTTCCCGACGCGGTCGCGGTCGCGGTCTCCGGCTACGAGGGTTCCGCGGCGGTGGCCCCTGCCGGGGCGCTGGTGCGGAACGCGGCGGCGAGCAGCGTCACGGCGCTGCCCGCCACCGCCCACGCCGAGAGCACCAGCAGGGAGCCGGTCATGTCGTTGCCCTTGAAGTACGCGATCGAACGGGCCGACCAGGTGCCCGCCCCCGGCGGCAGGGCCGGGCCGATCGCCTTCCAGAAGGGCGGCAGCATCGGCAGCGGGAAGGCGCCGCCCGCGCTCGGGTTGCCCGCGATCACCACCAGCAGGATCGCCAGACCGATGCCGACGACCCCGAACAGGCCCTGCAGGCCGAGGGTGGCGGCGCCCACCGCGAAGGTGATGAGGGCGCCGAGCCCCCAGAAGGCGCAGACGGGTCCGGGCAGGGCGCCGAGGATCGGGCCCACGATCACCGCGCCGCCGAGACCGCCGACGATCGCGACGAGGGCCATCACCAGGAGCCGGATCATTGCGCGCCGCAGGTTGGCGGGCCGGGCCCCCGCGCTGATCGCGAGGATCGAGGCGCAGAGGTAGCCGCCCACGCACCAGCCGACGACCAGATAGAAGGACGAGAGGCCGTCGAAGTCGTGGGTGGAGGCCCGGGCCACGTCGACGGTCCGCACGGTGCGCTGTTCGGTCGCCTCCAGGGTGGTGACCAGTTTCTCCAGGGTGGTGGCGAGGACGGTGCCGCCGCCGGAGGCGACCAGCAGCGTGTCCTTGGCGCCCCGGGGATCGATGATCAGGGCGCCGTCGATCTCCCGGTTCAGGATCTGCTCGCGTGCGGCGGCCGCGTCGGAGACCGTCCTCGGGTCCAGCGGCTCGCCCTTGATCCCATCCAGCCGGGTCACCGTCCGCTGGGCCACCGCCTGCGGGGCCACCACGCCGAACGGGACGTCCTTCGGCTTCGGATCATGGAGCGCGCCCACGTAGGAGGCGATGAAGAGCAGCTGGAGCGCGATCACGCCGATGACGAGGAGCGTGGCCCGGGGGGTGACGGCGTCCTTCGCCTCGGTCAGGAAGGACGGGCGCGGGGCGGTG
The window above is part of the Streptomyces sp. NBC_01428 genome. Proteins encoded here:
- a CDS encoding DUF3533 domain-containing protein: MTQTAGDTAPRPSFLTEAKDAVTPRATLLVIGVIALQLLFIASYVGALHDPKPKDVPFGVVAPQAVAQRTVTRLDGIKGEPLDPRTVSDAAAAREQILNREIDGALIIDPRGAKDTLLVASGGGTVLATTLEKLVTTLEATEQRTVRTVDVARASTHDFDGLSSFYLVVGWCVGGYLCASILAISAGARPANLRRAMIRLLVMALVAIVGGLGGAVIVGPILGALPGPVCAFWGLGALITFAVGAATLGLQGLFGVVGIGLAILLVVIAGNPSAGGAFPLPMLPPFWKAIGPALPPGAGTWSARSIAYFKGNDMTGSLLVLSAWAVAGSAVTLLAAAFRTSAPAGATAAEPS